TTGTGGTTGTCCGTCTACGGAACGGACATGGACAAGCACGGACAGGGACAAGCCCTGTCCCTACACTTCCGCCTTCTGTCCTGTGTTATTTATCCGTGCTAATTCGTGCATACCTGAACGGTTACCCTTGAACATCGGGTAACTTGACAAACTACCAGGCTCTTAGTAGAAAGCCCGAACGACTGAAGTTCAATAGCCTTCCGCCTTCAGCCTCTCCACCTGAGTAGTTACCAACTCTTTTACCTGGCGGTAGTGTTCTACCTCGTAGAAGGTCACCCTATCCTTTCTCTTTCTTTCCCATTGAGAGTAATGACCGGTTAAAAGGCAGAGGACTTTTTTTAATTTACGCTGGCTGGTGGCCTTAATCACTCCGGCAAAGTTAGCGGCTCCTTCCGCCGAGGTATTAATGCCGTAATGGCTTAAAAGTGAGCTTGCTTTCAGTATTTCCTCGGAACTGACCCACCAGCCTTGCCCCTTGGTTAGCCGGATCATCTTTACGATTTCTTCTTTCCGCGGCGTATTCTTTACCCCCAGACAGCCGGCTAAGGTTTCCTCTTCTTCCCGGCCATCTTTGACAAATTCCTTTACTACCGAGGCAACCTTGCCTGATTGAACCGCATGTATCTGGGGGAGTTTCCCGATCTGCCCGTATTTTTCTTTGAGATCGATAAATCCCCTCCCAATGCCGAGCAAGGAACTGCCAGACGTAGGAAAGACGAACACGGCCTCTGGATCAAGTCCCTTTTCGTATATCTCAAAGGCAATAGATTTGAAACCCTCGATGGAGGCGTCATCCACCGAGGGTCTCAGATTAACCA
This bacterium DNA region includes the following protein-coding sequences:
- a CDS encoding pyridoxal-phosphate dependent enzyme, yielding MDFIIEKDKYNLWRYARLYDPYIHPSCQLTLEEGWTKELEIRPLTEALGLNHLWFKREDLNPTGSHKARSLAYQVSKYYQEGKNPLVISSSGNAAISAAAYCRLAGIKILVFISPLTPRLKVDQLGLFEAVIVSTPKPINMARYTARHFNLVNLRPSVDDASIEGFKSIAFEIYEKGLDPEAVFVFPTSGSSLLGIGRGFIDLKEKYGQIGKLPQIHAVQSGKVASVVKEFVKDGREEEETLAGCLGVKNTPRKEEIVKMIRLTKGQGWWVSSEEILKASSLLSHYGINTSAEGAANFAGVIKATSQRKLKKVLCLLTGHYSQWERKRKDRVTFYEVEHYRQVKELVTTQVERLKAEGY